A genomic window from Desertifilum tharense IPPAS B-1220 includes:
- a CDS encoding chlorophyll a/b-binding protein, translating to MREEVKQPYFYQGTQWKWGFNPSAEIWNGRLAMIGFLAATLIELMTGHGYLRFLGFLTGTDIAP from the coding sequence AAACAACCTTATTTCTATCAAGGAACGCAATGGAAGTGGGGCTTCAATCCTAGCGCAGAAATCTGGAACGGACGCCTTGCAATGATCGGATTTCTAGCAGCAACTTTGATAGAACTCATGACTGGTCATGGCTACCTGCGATTCTTAGGGTTTCTGACCGGAACTGATATTGCTCCTTAA